Sequence from the Actinocatenispora sera genome:
GAGCGGGCCGAGCGCGACGGCATCGACTGGACGGCGTTGGCGGAGCGGGAGACCGAGCTGTTCCGTACCGACATGGCCACGCTGCGGGTGCTGCCGCCGGACCACTACGTGGGTGCGGTGGAGTCGATCCCGCGCATCGCCGAGCTGGTCGGCCGGCTGCTCGCCGTCGACGCCGCGTACCGGATCGACGACGGGACCGGCGACGTCTACTTCGACGTGGCCGCGGCGAAGCGCTTCGGGTACGAGTCGAACTACGACCGGGAGACGATGCTCGCGCTGTCCGCCGAGCGGGGCGGCGACCCGGAACGGCCGGGCAAGCGCGACCCGCTCGACCCGCTGCTGTGGCGCACCGCCCGCGACGGCGAGCCGAGCTGGGAGTCCGAACTCGGCGCCGGCCGCCCGGGCTGGCACATCGAGTGCGCGGTGATCGCGCTCCAGCAGTTGGGCAACCGGATCGACGTGCAGGGCGGGGGCAACGACCTGATCTTCCCGCACCACGAGATGTCCGCCGCGCACGCGGAGACGCTCACCGAGGCGTGGCCGTTCGCCGAGCACTACGTGCACGCCGGGATGATCGGCTGGCAGGGCGAGAAGATGTCCAAGTCCAAGGGCAACCTCGTGCTGGTCTCCACCTTGCTGGCCCGGGGCGAGGAGCCGGCGGCGATCCGGCTCAGCCTGCTGTCCGGGCACTACCGCGATGACCGGGAGTGG
This genomic interval carries:
- the mshC gene encoding cysteine--1-D-myo-inosityl 2-amino-2-deoxy-alpha-D-glucopyranoside ligase, yielding MDTWSAPELPRLPGSGTQLRLYDTASRSVRPAAPADAGRIYVCGITPYDATHLGHAATMIAFDLINRAWRDNGHPVRYVQNVTDVDDPLLERAERDGIDWTALAERETELFRTDMATLRVLPPDHYVGAVESIPRIAELVGRLLAVDAAYRIDDGTGDVYFDVAAAKRFGYESNYDRETMLALSAERGGDPERPGKRDPLDPLLWRTARDGEPSWESELGAGRPGWHIECAVIALQQLGNRIDVQGGGNDLIFPHHEMSAAHAETLTEAWPFAEHYVHAGMIGWQGEKMSKSKGNLVLVSTLLARGEEPAAIRLSLLSGHYRDDREWTEQQLDTARERLAAWRAGVARPAGPDGAALVARLRERVADDLDTPGALAAVDDWCRDEGTDTAAPALVADAVDALLGIHL